In Canis lupus dingo isolate Sandy chromosome 1, ASM325472v2, whole genome shotgun sequence, a single genomic region encodes these proteins:
- the ARHGAP33 gene encoding rho GTPase-activating protein 33 isoform X3 produces MGWRGTEPRARSTDSLDGPGEGSVQPLPHTGGPSVKGKPGKRLSAPRGPFPRLADCAHFHYENVDFGHIQLLLSPEREGPSFSGENELVFGVQVTCQGRSWPVLRSYDDFRSLDAHLHRCIFDRRFSCLPELPPPPEGARAAQMLVPLLLQYLETLSGLVDSNLNCGPVLTWMELDNHGRRLLLSEEASLNIPAVAAAHVIKRYTAQAPDELSFEVGDIVSVIDMPPTEDRSWWRGKRGFQVGFFPSECVELFTERPGPGLKGDADGPPCGVPTPQGVSSLTSAVPRPRGKLAGLLRTFMRSRPSRQRLRQRGILRQRVFGCDLGEHLSNSGQDVPQVLRCCSEFIEAHGVVDGIYRLSGVSSNIQRLRHEFDSERIPELSGPAFLQDIHSVSSLCKLYFRELPNPLLTYQLYGKFSEAMSVPGEEERLVRVHDVIQQLPPPHYRTLEYLLRHLARMARHSANTSMHARNLAIVWAPNLLRSMELESVGLGGAAAFREVRVQSVVVEFLLTHVDVLFSDTFTSAGLDPAGRCLLPRPKSLAGSGPSTRLLTLEEAQARTQGRLGTPTEPTTPKAPASPVERRKGERGEKQRKPGGSSWKTFFALGRGPSIPRKKPLPWLGGTRAPPQPSGGRPDTVTLRSAKSEESLSSQASGAGLQRLHRLRRPHSSSDAFPVGPAPAGSCESLSSSSSSSESSSSSESSSSGSSAAGLGALSGSPSHRTSAWLDDGDELDFSPPRCLEGLRGLDFDPLTFRCSSPTPGDPAPPASPAPPAPASAFPPRVTPQALSPRGTTSPASPTALDISEPLAVSVPPAVLELLGAGGTPASVTPAPALSPSPGLRPHLIPLLLRGAEAQLSDTCQQEICSKLALPVPRGAQGQHGPGMDSPLLPPPLSLLRPGGAPPPPPKNPARLMALALAERAQQVAQRQSQQEHGSTPSAPHSPFHRSLSLEVGGEPPGTSGVGPAPNSLAHPGAWVPGPPPSLPRQQSDGSLVRNQRPPGTSRRGLRGPAQAPTPGFFSSAPRECLPPFLGVPKPGLYPLGSPSFQPSSPAPVWRSPLGPPAPLDRGENLYYEIEAGEGTPYSGPTRSWSPFRSMPPDRLNASYGLLGQSPPLHRSPDFLLSYPPPPSCFPHDHLGYSAPQHPARRPTRPEPLYVNLALGPRGPSPASSSSSSPPAHPRSRSDPGPPAPRLPQKQRAPWGPHTPHRVPAPWGPPEPLLLYRAAPPAYGRGGEHHRGSLYRNGGQGREGAGPPPPYPTPSWSLHSEGQTRSYC; encoded by the exons ATGGGCTGGAGAGGGACAGAACCGAGG GCTCGCAGCACTGACAGCCTGGATGGCCCAGGGGAGGGCTCAGTGCAGCCCTTGCCCCACACTGGGGGGCCCAGTGTGAAGGGGAAGCCTGGGAAAAG GCTCTCGGCTCCTCGAGGTCCCTTCCCCCGGCTGGCCGACTGTGCCCATTTCCACTATGAGAATGTTGACTTTGGCCATATTCAG CTCCTGCTGTCTCCAGAGCGTGAAGGGCCCAGCTTCTCTGGAGAGAATGAGCTGGTgtttggggtgcaggtgacctGTCAG ggCCGTTCCTGGCCAGTCCTCCGAAGTTATGATGACTTCCGTTCTCTGGATGCCCACCTACACCGATGCATATTTGACAGAAGGTTCTCCTGCCTCCCAGAGCTTCCCCCACCTCCAGAGGGTGCCAGGGCGGCCCAG ATGCTGGTACCACTGCTGCTGCAATACCTGGAGACCCTGTCAGGCCTGGTGGACAGTAACCTCAACTGTGGACCTGTGCTCACCTGGATGGAG CTGGACAACCATGGCCGCCGACTGCTCCTCAGTGAGGAAGCCTCCCTGAACATCCCTGCGGTGGCTGCTGCGCACGTAATAAAACGGTACACGGCCCAGGCACCAGACGAGCTGTCCTTCGAG GTGGGCGACATTGTCTCAGTGATTGACATGCCACCCACGGAGGATCGGAGCTGGTGGCGGGGCAAACGGGGCTTCCAG GTTGGTTTCTTCCCCAGTGAGTGTGTGGAACTGTTCACAGAGCGGCCTGGTCCAGGACTAAAGGGGG ATGCTGATGGTCCCCCCTGCGGTGTCCCAACACCCCAAGGTGTCTCCTCTCTGACCTCAG CTGTGCCCCGGCCACGTGGGAAGCTGGCCGGCCTCCTGCGAACCTTCATGCGCTCCCGCCCTTCTCGGCAGCGGCTGCGGCAGCGGGGCATCCTGCGGCAGAGGGTGTTCGGCTGTGATCTTGGGGAGCACCTCAGCAATTCAGGCCAGGATG TGCCCCAGGTACTTCGCTGCTGCTCTGAGTTTATTGAGGCCCATGGGGTGGTGGATGGAATCTACCGGCTCTCAGGAGTGTCATCCAACATCCAGAGGCTACG GCACGAGTTTGACAGTGAGAGGATCCCGGAACTGTCTGGCCCTGCCTTCCTGCAGGACATCCACAGTGTGTCCTCCCTCTGCAAGCTCTACTTCCGGGAGCTGCCCAATCCCTTGCTCACATATCAGCTCTATGGGAAGTTCAGT GAAGCCATGTCAGTGCCTGGGGAGGAGGAACGCCTGGTGCGTGTCCACGATGTCATCCAACAGCTGCCCCCGCCTCACTACAG gaccctggagtacCTGCTGAGGCACTTGGCCCGCATGGCGAGACACAGTGCCAACACCAGCATGCATGCTCGCAACCTGGCCATCGTCTGGGCACCCAACCTGCTACG gTCCATGGAACTGGAGTctgtggggctgggtggggcagCAGCCTTCAGGGAAGTCCGGGTGCAGTCCGTGGTAGTGGAATTCCTGCTCACCCACGTGGATGTCCTGTTCAGTGACACCTTCACCTCTGCTGGCCTCGACCCTGCAG GCCGttgcctcctccccaggcccaaGTCCCTTGCGGGCAGCGGCCCCTCCACTCGCCTGCTGACGCTGGAGGAAGCCCAGGCTCGCACCCAGGGCCGGCTGGGGACTCCCACCGAGCCCACAACTCCCAAGGCCCCAGCTTCACCTGTGGAAAG gaggaaaggggagagaggagagaagcagcgAAAGCCAGGGGGAAGCAGTTGGAAGACCTTCTTTGCACTGGGCCGGGGCCCCAGCATCCCCCGAAAGAAGCCTCTACCCTGGCTGGGGGGCACCCGTGCTCCACCGCAGCCTTCAG GCGGCCGACCAGACACAGTCACCCTGAGATCTGCCAAAAGTGAGGAGTCTCTGTCATCGCAGGCCAGCGGGGCTG GCCTCCAGAGGCTGCACAGGCTACGGCGACCGCACTCCAGCAGTGATGCTTTCCCTGTGGGCCCGGCACCTGCTGGCTCCTGCGAGAGCctgtcctcatcctcatcctcctccgagtcctcctcctcttctgagtCCTCCTCCTCTGGATCCTCGGCAGCTGGTCTAGGGGCACTCTCTGGTTCCCCCTCACATCGAACCTCAGCCTGGCTGGATGATGGTGACGAGCTGGACTTCAGCCCACCCCGCTGCCTGGAGGGGCTCCGGGGGCTCGACTTCGATCCCCTTACCTTTCGCTGCAGCAGCCCCACACCGGGGGATCCGGCACCTCCTGCCAgcccagcaccccctgcccctgcctctgccttcccaccCAGAGTGACCCCCCAGGCCCTCTCACCCCGTGGGACCACCAGCCCTGCCTCGCCCACTGCCCTGGACATCTCAGAGCCCCTGGCTGTATCAGTGCCACCTGCTGTCCTGGAGCTGCTAGGGGCTGGGGGAACGCCTGCCTCAGTCACCCCAGCACcagccctcagccccagcccaggcctgcgGCCCCATCTCATCCCCTTGCTGCTGCGTGGAGCCGAGGCCCAGCTGAGTGACACCTGCCAACAGGAGATCTGCAGCAAGCTGGCACTGCCTGTTCCCCGGGGAGCCCAAGGCCAGCACG GTCCTGGCATGGATTCACcgctgctgcccccacccctgtcccttcTGCGCCCTGGgggggccccacccccaccccccaagaacCCAGCACGCCTcatggccctggccctggctgaGCGGGCTCAGCAGGTGGCCCAGAGACAGAGCCAACAGGAGCATGGGAGCACCccttctgctccccactcccctttCCACCGCTCACTGTCACTGGAGGTGGGCGGTGAGCCCCCAGGGACCTCAGGGGTTGGGCCAGCCCCCAATTCCCtagcccacccaggtgcctgggttcCTGGACCCCCACCCTCCCTACCAAGGCAACAAAGCGATGGGAGCCTGGTGAGAAACCAGCGGCCCCCAGGGACCTCAAGGAGGGGACTCAGAGGCCCTGCCCAG GCTCCTACTCCGGGGTTCTTCTCTTCAGCCCCTCGGGAGTGCCTGCCACCCTTCCTTGGGGTCCCCAAACCAGGCTTGTACCCCCTGGGTTCCCCATCCTTCCaacccagctccccagccccagtCTGGAGGAGCCCCTTAGGTCCCCCTGCACCACTTGACAGGGGAGAGAACCTGTACTACGAAATCGAGGCGGGTGAGGGAACCCCCTACTCTGGCCCCACTAGGTCCTGGAGTCCCTTTCGCTCTATGCCCCCAGATCGGCTCAATGCCTCATATGGTCTGCTTGGCCAGTCACCACCACTCCACAGGTCCCCCGACTTCCTGCTCAGCTACCCACCGCCCCCCTCCTGCTTTCCCCACGACCACCTTGGCTACTCAGCCCCTCAGCATCCTGCCAGGCGCCCCACCCGGCCTGAGCCCCTCTATGTCAACCTAGCTCTGGGGCCCAGGGGTCCCtcacctgcctcttccagctcctcctcccctcctgcccacccccgtAGCCGTTCAGATCCTggacccccagccccccgcctACCCCAGAAACAGCGGGCACCCTGGGGCCCCCACACTCCTCACAGGGTGCCTGCACCCTGGGGCCCTCCAGAGCCTCTCCTGCTGTATAGGGCAGCCCCACCAGCCTATGGGAGGGGGGGTGAGCACCACCGAGGGTCCTTGTACAGGAATGGGGGGCAAGGAAGGGAGGGGGCTggtcccccacccccctaccccacTCCCAGCTGGTCCCTCCACTCTGAGGGTCAGACCCGGAGCTACTGCTGA